Proteins co-encoded in one Borrelia sp. P9F1 genomic window:
- the nrdE gene encoding class 1b ribonucleoside-diphosphate reductase subunit alpha has translation MRHLELNNEIMVLKDGFYRLEKDLEALSVFLDEVGSKSLRFNDPNERMHYLIDNNYYEDFYEKYSEEEILELYAVVRLEGFKFKSYMSASKFYKDYALKNDDRSVYLEDYEDRVVAVSLSLACGDFNYAKSLATEMIKQRYQPATPTFLNAGKKVRGELVSCFLLEVEDSLNSITFNISSAMQLSKIGGGIALNLSNIRAVGEDIRGIQNVAKGVIPVMKLLEDGFNYADQMGQRKGAGAVYLSIFHYNIEEFLDTKKINADEKSRMQTLSLGVIIPDKFFDIAREGGNFCAFAPHSLFKATGRHLSDIDFDKEYETLISNPNIVKKEISARDMLVRIARLQFESGYPYIMYSTACNLNNPLKDIGSIKMSNLCTEIFQIQTPSLIADYGDGDEIGYDISCILGSLNIVNVVNSDFEHTVDVAMRALTAVVGIVDIKNAPSVRKANEDYHAVGLGVMNLHGFLIKNKIPYESLEACDFVRTFFMMLNFYSLKSSMNIAKERGKTFKDFRKSDYYKGNYFDMYLSEDFSPSTEAVQKIFNGLKIPDKNDWSCLKDAVRKHGLYHSYRLAVAPTQSISYIQNATTSLMPIVELVEARVYGNSTTYYPMPYLSRENATLFKSAYHMDMRKLIDLISEAQRHVDQGISTLLYVTNEASTRDLVKLYIYAKNKGLKSLYYTRNKNLSVDECILCAI, from the coding sequence ATGAGACACTTAGAGTTAAATAATGAAATTATGGTCTTAAAAGACGGGTTTTACAGACTAGAGAAAGATCTGGAGGCTTTAAGTGTTTTCTTGGACGAGGTTGGTAGCAAGTCTTTAAGGTTTAATGATCCAAATGAGAGAATGCACTATTTGATTGACAATAATTATTATGAAGATTTTTATGAAAAATATTCTGAGGAAGAGATACTTGAACTCTATGCGGTTGTAAGACTTGAGGGGTTTAAGTTTAAGTCTTATATGAGTGCATCTAAGTTTTACAAAGACTATGCACTTAAGAATGATGATCGTAGTGTTTATTTGGAAGATTATGAAGATAGAGTGGTTGCAGTTAGCCTCTCTCTTGCTTGTGGGGACTTTAATTATGCTAAAAGCCTTGCTACTGAAATGATTAAACAGCGTTATCAGCCGGCAACACCTACATTTTTAAATGCGGGGAAGAAGGTCAGGGGCGAGCTTGTATCTTGTTTTTTGTTAGAAGTAGAGGACTCTCTTAACAGTATTACATTCAATATTTCCTCAGCCATGCAGCTTTCAAAGATTGGTGGTGGAATTGCTTTAAATCTTTCAAATATTAGGGCTGTTGGGGAGGATATAAGAGGCATTCAGAATGTTGCAAAGGGTGTCATACCTGTTATGAAACTTTTAGAAGATGGATTTAATTACGCAGATCAAATGGGACAAAGGAAAGGTGCTGGTGCTGTATACTTGAGTATTTTTCATTACAATATTGAGGAGTTCTTGGACACAAAGAAGATAAATGCCGATGAGAAGAGTCGTATGCAGACATTATCACTGGGTGTCATTATTCCAGATAAATTTTTCGATATTGCCCGTGAAGGCGGTAATTTTTGTGCATTCGCACCTCATTCGCTTTTCAAAGCAACGGGACGGCATTTAAGTGATATTGATTTTGATAAAGAATATGAAACTTTAATAAGTAATCCAAATATTGTAAAGAAAGAGATTTCTGCTAGAGATATGCTGGTTCGTATTGCTAGATTACAGTTTGAGTCTGGATATCCTTATATAATGTATTCCACTGCGTGTAATTTAAATAACCCACTTAAAGATATTGGTAGCATTAAGATGTCTAATCTTTGTACAGAAATTTTTCAGATACAGACTCCCTCACTTATTGCTGATTATGGTGATGGGGACGAAATAGGCTACGATATTAGTTGCATTCTTGGCTCTTTAAATATTGTAAATGTTGTAAATAGTGATTTTGAGCATACGGTTGATGTTGCAATGAGAGCACTAACGGCTGTTGTTGGTATTGTAGATATTAAAAATGCTCCAAGTGTCAGGAAGGCAAATGAGGATTACCATGCAGTTGGCCTTGGTGTAATGAATTTACACGGATTTTTAATTAAAAACAAAATTCCCTATGAGAGCCTAGAGGCTTGCGATTTTGTTCGTACCTTTTTTATGATGTTAAATTTTTATTCTTTAAAGAGTAGTATGAACATTGCAAAGGAGAGAGGGAAGACTTTTAAGGATTTTAGGAAAAGCGATTATTACAAGGGAAATTACTTTGATATGTATTTAAGTGAGGATTTCTCACCCAGTACAGAAGCAGTACAGAAGATATTTAATGGTCTGAAAATTCCAGACAAAAATGATTGGTCGTGCCTTAAGGATGCGGTTAGGAAACATGGTCTTTATCACTCTTATAGGCTAGCTGTAGCCCCAACTCAGAGCATATCTTACATTCAAAATGCAACAACGTCTCTTATGCCAATTGTTGAGCTTGTTGAAGCTAGGGTTTATGGTAATTCAACAACGTATTACCCAATGCCGTATTTGAGTAGAGAAAATGCTACTCTTTTTAAATCAGCATATCACATGGATATGAGAAAATTAATAGATCTCATCAGTGAGGCTCAGCGGCATGTTGATCAGGGGATTAGTACTCTTCTTTACGTTACAAATGAGGCTAGTACTAGAGATCTTGTAAAGCTTTATATTTATGCTAAAAATAAGGGACTTAAAAGCCTATATTATACAAGGAATAAAAATCTATCAGTGGATGAATGTATTCTTTGCGCAATATAG